AACAGTTGTTGAACAGTTACAACAAGCTGGCCTTACATGCCACATGCTAACCGGGGATAGCTCAAATGCGGGCAAAGAGTTATCGCAGCAGTTAGCATTAGATAGCTACCAAAGTGCTTGCACACCAGAGATTAAGCAACAAGCTGTTGAAGCTTGGTCCAAACAAGGCGAAATTGTCGCTATGGTTGGTGATGGCATTAATGACAGCCCTGTGTTTAATAGCGCTCACTTGTCTGTTGCGATGGATACCGGCGCTGATATCTCAAAAAATACCGCTGATGTGGTGTTGTTAAATAGCGATTTGAATGCCATTCTAGCCCTTCAGCAAGTAGCTAAACAAACGCGCAGAATAGTAAAGCAAAACTTAACAATATCACTTCTGTATAACGGCTCAATTCTGCCACTCGCTGCGCTTGGACTAATTCCACCTTGGATCGCAGTCATTGGCATGTCAGCCAGCTCGATCATCGTGATCGGTAATTCATTAAGGTTATTAAAGCTATGAGTATCATCTACGTATTAATACCTATCGCCATTTTATTCGTCATTATTGCTATTGGTATTTTCTTTTGGGCAGTAAAAAGCGAACAATTTTCAGATTTGAATAAACAGGGCCACAGCATCTTATTCGATGATGATAAAGTGCAAACGGGTGATAAGTCCGTAAAACCATCAAATGACAAGAGTAATAACGACAACTAGCATGAATGAGATAAGCTTGCTAAGTGCATTTGTGATGGGGCTTGCGGGAAGTGGTCACTGCTTGGTGATGTGTGGCGGTATTGCCAGCTCGCTGCAACTGGCGAGCAAGCAGCTTTCTGCTGTGGTTGTTACCCTATTGTATAACATCGGACGTATCTCCAGCTATGCGCTTGCTGGCAGTCTTGTCGCCCTGCTTGGAGCAAGTCTCGCCAAGCAAAACACATCACTCGCCATTATATTACAATTGATGAGTGGTATTTTTATGGTGCTTGTCGCTATCTACGTAATGCGCTTAGCCAGCACCTTAAAATGGCTAGAGTCGTTTGCTAAAAGCTTAATTTGGCAACATATTGTTAAGCTCAATCGCTACTTAGTTCCTGTCAATACAAAAGCCAAAGCGTTTTGCTATGGAGCCTTATGGGGATGGCTACCCTGTGGCCTAGTTTATTCTGCTTTAACATGGACATTACAAGCGAAATCAGCAACTGAAGGCGCACTCATTATGCTCGCCTTTGGTGTCGGCACAATGCCTGCACTGATTGCAATAGGACAATCGGCTCAGCTGCTACAAAAGTTTATAAATCATTTAGTTACACGTATTATTATGGGTAATTTATTGATTTGGTATGGTGTTTATTTAATTATTATTGCAACTGATAAGTTAGTACATTAACCTATCCTTATCTAAGCAAACTCATCATTTAAGATTATTGGTTAGCGCTTTGAGATTAGGAGCTCCAATCGATAACCAGATTTTCTTTTGCGTGTCATATGAGTTTGTGGCGATCTGTAGTACCAAAACCGTTATGCTTTGATACTAGGTTGCCTTCACGTGCGTCATAGACTTATGGAAATTTTATGGACTTAAGTAATCAAAACCGCTCAAAGAGCCAATGCACAATCAGCTGCAATAATTGCAGTATCAGTCAACTTTGCCTCCCGTTTTCGCTCAATGGCAGCGAAATGGACAAGCTAGATGAGATCATTGAACGTAAAAAGCCGCTTCATAAAGGGGACTTTCTCTTCGAGTCAGGTACACCATTAAATGCCATCTTTGCTGTTCGTTCTGGTTCATTTAAAAGCTACACATTGTCTGAACAAGGTGACGAGCAGATCACTGGGTTTCACCTTGCGGGCGATCTTGTGGGTTTTGATGCCATCAATAAAATGCAACATCAAAGCTTCGCACAAGCTTTAGAAACTTCTATGGTGTGCGAAATTCCTTTTGATACCCTAGATGAATTAGCCGGTAAGCTACCTAAGTTACGTCAACAGATCATGCGGTTAATGAGCAGTGAAATCAATTACGACCAAGAGATGCTGTTATTATTGAATAAAAAGACAGCTGAAGAACGCTTGGCAACTTTTATCTATAACCTTTCAAATCGCTTTGGCGAGCGTGGTTTTTCTCGTAAAGAGTTCCGCTTCACGATGACGCGCGGTGAAATTGGTAATTATCTGGGTTTAACTGTAGAAACCATTAGCCGTTTACTCAGCCGTTTTCAAAAAGCAGGGATTATCAAGGTTGAAGGCAAGTTTATTACCATTATTGACGCTGCAGCCCTTGCTGAAACAGCCGCGATTGCATCTTGATTTAGAACAAACTATTTATCGTTAAGACTTTATCCTTAGGTAGGATCGGTTACACTCAATAAGGTCAGAGGTGAAAAAGCTTCTGATCTTATTTGTATGCCGTTTTAAGGAGATAGTCGTGGATAAAATCAAAAGTATACTCACCGTAATTGATCCAACTAAAGAGCGCCAAAATAGCTTAGAACGCTCTATTAATCTTGCCAAGCGTACCGGTGCAGCCATCACTGCATTTATGTCTATTTATGACTTCTCCTATGAAATGACCACGATGCTGTCTAAAGACGAGCGTGAGGCAATGCGTGAAGCAGTAATTAAAGACAGAGAAGCATGGCTTGCCGATATGGTTAAGGGTTTTTCTGATGTGAGTATCCAAACTAAAGTGCTGTGGCACAACCGCCCCTACGAAGCGATTATCAAAACCGTGCTCGCGCATGATTATGATTTGGTCATTAAATCCACGCATCAGCACGATACCCTGAAGTCAGTGATCTTCACCCCAACCGACTGGCATTTAATTCGCAAATGCCCTGCGCCTCTATTGCTTGTTAAGGATCACGCTTGGCCAGATCAAGGCAACATTATTGCAGCAGTGAACTCTGTCAGCGATAACGAACAACATCAACAACTCAATAAACGTATCATTACAGATGCTCAGTTTTTATGTGAATTGGCCAATGCCAAATTGAGCCTTGTAAATACCTACCCAGCAACGCCAGTCAATATTGCCATTGAAATTCCCGAGTTTAACCCATCGCAATACAATGAAGCCGTGAAAAAACATCATGAAGACGAAACGTTCGCACTCGCACAAACTTATTCAATAGATAAAAGTGATTGCATCATCAAAGAAGGTCTACCAGAGGACGTTATTCCCTACGTTGCTAAAGAAAAAGACGCTGAGTTAGTGGTCATTGGCACTGTCGGTCGCACTGGACTGAGTGCAGCGCTTGTTGGCAATACTGCTGAGCATGTGATTGATAGCTTAGACTGTGATGTCTTAGCACTAAAGCCAGATGGCTATAAATCCCCATTAGAAGACTAACTCAGCGCTCAAGTTAATTTAATGTGCGGCAAATCCACAGCCGCACATCCCCTTTATATATATCTGGCGAGCCAAAAATAAAAGTAAAATGCTGATAAACAAAATATCGGCAATGTTGCCAACTGTGCGCTCGTTATACTTTTAGACTTAGTGCGCTTGTATGTCATCATCACGCCGGTAAACGACAGCCCGGTTAACGCAAGGCCAAACACAAACCATATGAGCTTAGAGGTGATCCCTGCAAA
This portion of the Pseudoalteromonas sp. GCY genome encodes:
- the ccoS gene encoding cbb3-type cytochrome oxidase assembly protein CcoS; this encodes MSIIYVLIPIAILFVIIAIGIFFWAVKSEQFSDLNKQGHSILFDDDKVQTGDKSVKPSNDKSNNDN
- a CDS encoding sulfite exporter TauE/SafE family protein, translating into MNEISLLSAFVMGLAGSGHCLVMCGGIASSLQLASKQLSAVVVTLLYNIGRISSYALAGSLVALLGASLAKQNTSLAIILQLMSGIFMVLVAIYVMRLASTLKWLESFAKSLIWQHIVKLNRYLVPVNTKAKAFCYGALWGWLPCGLVYSALTWTLQAKSATEGALIMLAFGVGTMPALIAIGQSAQLLQKFINHLVTRIIMGNLLIWYGVYLIIIATDKLVH
- a CDS encoding FNR family transcription factor, with the protein product MDLSNQNRSKSQCTISCNNCSISQLCLPFSLNGSEMDKLDEIIERKKPLHKGDFLFESGTPLNAIFAVRSGSFKSYTLSEQGDEQITGFHLAGDLVGFDAINKMQHQSFAQALETSMVCEIPFDTLDELAGKLPKLRQQIMRLMSSEINYDQEMLLLLNKKTAEERLATFIYNLSNRFGERGFSRKEFRFTMTRGEIGNYLGLTVETISRLLSRFQKAGIIKVEGKFITIIDAAALAETAAIAS
- the uspE gene encoding universal stress protein UspE: MDKIKSILTVIDPTKERQNSLERSINLAKRTGAAITAFMSIYDFSYEMTTMLSKDEREAMREAVIKDREAWLADMVKGFSDVSIQTKVLWHNRPYEAIIKTVLAHDYDLVIKSTHQHDTLKSVIFTPTDWHLIRKCPAPLLLVKDHAWPDQGNIIAAVNSVSDNEQHQQLNKRIITDAQFLCELANAKLSLVNTYPATPVNIAIEIPEFNPSQYNEAVKKHHEDETFALAQTYSIDKSDCIIKEGLPEDVIPYVAKEKDAELVVIGTVGRTGLSAALVGNTAEHVIDSLDCDVLALKPDGYKSPLED